A DNA window from Eremothecium cymbalariae DBVPG#7215 chromosome 3, complete sequence contains the following coding sequences:
- the BDP1 gene encoding transcription factor TFIIIB subunit BDP1 (similar to Ashbya gossypii ADL219C), with protein sequence MSSVVNKSGTRFTPKIRQRRPVYAAPTTLPSDSTAQVPTPPSTVVGESKKADEDKHRDGDENDVTDSSSKPKSPVDEADPLSNTQLEKDLNSSQTGTQLPEPASVSVSFVQRRRSSRLDSLSYGTSIFKSGFLDSQNNAPTVKLESQRMRRLSTISTGNIKKKRVSSISGSDTSFQAIKKHRMSSRSSISRKSGSAQRISIVSRLSSPEASVLPSANPSLKRESESGYYQRTDDLYQTYKISTLKELPRNIADEDSARYMIDENSFTMADLCKPLLPIGEVSDNFHRAKAASKAKMEARRKRRELRQVARQQLKPLSELSSEEQEKLKLERKKAAEEILNTDVPDEKPNQTIQLKLNQDGDMVVDEESTVVDRHRNASYENSQKERLDSNPFENLYNSSTYGRQNYTDPWTTEELVKFYKALSMWGTDFNLIAQLFPYRTRRQIKAKFVNEEKKHPLIVELALRSKLPTNFEEYCTNVQKNIGTIEEFNNKLEQLQVEHEEHLKEIEVEKQHAREQDLQQQSFKENERLNRDKKIQGGLRHDKLRAYRKSEIFLGTIDDLKKKRAEELEAGAKE encoded by the coding sequence ATGAGTTCGGTAGTTAACAAAAGCGGTACTCGCTTCACACCTAAAATCAGGCAAAGAAGGCCTGTATATGCTGCCCCTACAACTTTACCATCTGATTCTACAGCGCAGGTTCCAACACCGCCATCTACTGTGGTTGGTGAATCCAAAAAGGCAGATGAAGATAAACATAGAGATGGAGATGAGAACGATGTCACAGATTCCAGTTCCAAGCCTAAGTCACCTGTAGATGAAGCTGATCCGTTATCTAACACTCAGCTTGAGAAGgatttgaattcttcaCAAACGGGAACACAGTTACCTGAACCTGCTTCCGTGTCAGTATCATTTGTCCAGCGTCGCAGGTCTAGCAGATTGGATTCCCTTTCGTATGGTACTTCTATCTTTAAATCTGGATTTCTGGATTCTCAAAATAATGCACCCACTGTTAAACTGGAGTCCCAACGAATGAGACGGCTTTCGACGATTTCGACCGGTaacatcaaaaagaagaggGTGAGTAGTATCTCAGGCTCAGATACTTCATTTCAAGCCATTAAAAAGCACAGAATGTCTTCACGCTCTTCTATTTCCCGAAAATCAGGATCAGCCCAACGGATCAGTATTGTTTCAAGATTGAGTTCACCTGAGGCTTCTGTTTTACCATCTGCGAATCCCTCATTGAAAAGGGAGTCCGAGAGTGGATATTATCAGAGAACTGATGATCTATACCAAACATATAAAATTTCCACACTGAAAGAACTCCCAAGAAATATTGCTGATGAGGATTCTGCAAGGTATATGATTGATGAGAATAGCTTTACAATGGCTGATCTTTGTAAGCCGCTGCTACCAATCGGTGAAGTGTCTGATAATTTCCACCGTGCAAAAGCGGCGTCTAAGGCTAAAATGGAGGCGCGTAGGAAGAGAAGGGAATTAAGACAGGTCGCAAGACAACAGTTAAAACCTCTGAGTGAACTGTCTTCcgaagaacaagaaaaattgAAGCTGGAACGTAAAAAAGCTGCGGAGGAAATTCTAAATACAGATGTACCGGATGAGAAACCAAATCAAACAATTCAGCTAAAACTTAATCAAGATGGGGACAtggttgttgatgaagaatctaCAGTCGTTGATAGACACAGAAATGCATCTTATGAAAATTCGCAGAAAGAGAGGTTAGATAGCAATCCATTTGAAAACCTCTATAATTCGTCAACATATGGCCGCCAGAACTATACAGATCCATGGACTACAGAAGAACTTGTAAAATTTTATAAAGCACTTTCAATGTGGGGTACGGACTTCAACTTAATTGCACAGTTGTTTCCATATAGAACGAGAAGACAGATCAAGGCTAAGTTTGtaaatgaagaaaagaaacaCCCTTTAATTGTTGAACTGGCCCTACGATCTAAACTTCCTACAAATTTTGAGGAATATTGTACGAATGTGCAGAAAAATATCGGTACAATTGAAGAGTTCAATAATAAACTGGAGCAGCTGCAAGTTGAACATGAAGAAcatttaaaagaaatagaagTTGAAAAGCAGCATGCCAGAGAACAAGATTTACAGCAGCaatctttcaaagaaaaCGAACGTCTTAACCGCGATAAGAAGATCCAAGGTGGTTTGAGACATGACAAATTAAGGGCTTACCGTAAATCTGAAATCTTTTTGGGTACAATTGATGActtaaagaagaagagagcCGAAGAGCTCGAAGCTGGTGCCAAAGAATGA
- a CDS encoding uncharacterized protein (similar to Ashbya gossypii ADL218C) yields MSYTKCDTISFGSDNWCLKLQPLYSRGLLSALSNGHVHLIDWNSLTSIQDIPVHGTSISALKVLDNDVDSGNTFVTASEDSVKIFDLRLNQCVATVQNAKNSPFISLDSRHGMLACGTELSGTDAEIHLYDLKKIDAPMRSFCDSHHDDITDIKFHASDPSVLLSGSTDGYVNVYDLKQQEEEEALHQVINFASIHSCGWLSPKRIWALSHMETFSIHELNDKSDELVEPKPLEFGDIRKPWNCDYVVDIFPGCIITGSTQEQSMLQLLPFSNEEVDTTNSIIIPRAHGDEVVRDALIHKTTSELFYSGGEDGNIVLWKSNRGSLNVPTEFWNYQEKLNVLHDPNIEIDMTVEKDIAFESEHGIPTDFNKTPETEAEFGIQKESKRRNHTHDRNNEKKRKLKSHRFTPY; encoded by the coding sequence ATGTCATATACGAAGTGTGATACTATTTCATTTGGGAGTGATAATTGGTGCCTCAAATTACAACCGCTTTATTCCAGAGGTCTATTATCAGCATTAAGCAATGGCCATGTCCATTTGATTGATTGGAATTCGCTTACTTCCATACAAGATATACCTGTACATGGTACTTCAATATCTGCTTTAAAAGTACTGGATAACGATGTCGATTCAGGAAACACGTTTGTGACGGCCTCTGAAGATTCtgttaaaatatttgacctAAGATTAAATCAATGCGTTGCCACTGTTCAGAATGCGAAGAATTCGCCATTCATATCGTTAGACTCTAGACACGGGATGCTTGCATGTGGCACAGAGCTATCAGGAACTGATGCTGAAATACATCTGTATGacttaaagaaaatagaTGCGCCGATGAGATCATTTTGTGATTCTCATCATGACGATATTACTGATATCAAGTTTCATGCAAGTGACCCTAGCGTTCTATTGAGTGGATCTACTGATGGCTATGTTAATGTATATGATTTGAAGcagcaagaagaagaagaggcCTTACATCAGGTTATAAACTTTGCCAGTATTCATTCATGTGGCTGGCTTTCTCCTAAAAGAATTTGGGCACTTTCTCACATGGAAACTTTTTCCATCCATGAACTAAATGATAAGTCAGATGAATTGGTCGAGCCCAAACCGTTAGAATTTGGGGATATCAGGAAACCATGGAATTGTGATTACGTGGTTGATATTTTTCCCGGTTGTATAATTACTGGTTCGACACAAGAACAGAGCATGTTGCAATTGCTGCCTTTTTCGAATGAGGAGGTTGATACCAcaaattcaataataattcCAAGAGCACATGGAGACGAGGTAGTTCGGGATGCTTTAATCCACAAGACAACCTCGGAATTGTTCTATTCCGGCGGCGAAGATGGAAATATTGTGCTCTGGAAATCAAACCGAGGCTCATTAAATGTTCCAACAGAGTTCTGGAATTACCAAGAAAAATTGAATGTGTTACATGATCCAAATATCGAAATTGACATGACAGTGGAAAAGGATATTGCATTTGAATCAGAACACGGGATCCCAACTGATTTCAACAAAACCCCAGAAACGGAAGCCGAATTTGGCATCCAGAAGGaatcaaaaagaaggaacCATACTCATGATAGAAATAATgagaagaaaaggaaacTGAAGTCCCATAGGTTTACTCCGTACTAG